The following are encoded together in the Methanomassiliicoccales archaeon genome:
- a CDS encoding ACT domain-containing protein translates to MEVISMIVNDQFGVMQRVMGEFTRKKINVETIVVGKCEFPGKARIVLSVKERKQAEQAVERLARLQDVIEVEIIDESRHEAYALVANSFGKARLIGSIEEVDNIIEITKPAKYIKTMNAL, encoded by the coding sequence ATGGAAGTTATCTCAATGATCGTCAACGATCAATTTGGTGTTATGCAGAGGGTAATGGGAGAGTTCACAAGGAAGAAAATCAACGTCGAGACCATCGTGGTCGGCAAGTGTGAATTTCCTGGCAAGGCGAGAATCGTTCTCAGTGTGAAGGAGAGGAAGCAGGCCGAGCAAGCGGTCGAAAGACTTGCGCGGCTTCAAGATGTAATCGAAGTTGAAATCATAGATGAATCAAGGCACGAAGCCTATGCGCTCGTTGCAAACTCATTTGGAAAGGCAAGGCTGATTGGGAGCATTGAGGAAGTTGACAATATCATCGAGATAACAAAGCCTGCGAAGTACATTAAGACAATGAATGCGCTCTAA
- the porA gene encoding pyruvate ferredoxin oxidoreductase, translating to MAMKVISADHAVAYGAKLSRVEVVPAFPITPQTLIVELLAELINDGELDAHFMPVESEHSAMSAAIGASAAGARTFTATSSQGLALMHEMLYAVPQNRLPIVMANVNRSLGAASGIWVEYNDSMPERESGWLQVYIEDNQEALDMIIQAYRIAEDRNVMLPIMVCLDGFVLSHTVERVDLPDQNLVDSFLPKFRPLHVLDPDEPVTMNPIAPPEYAMEMRYQLDRAIEGAKSVINAVDHEYSSLTSRSYGGLIDSYHLEDAEIALLTLGTVTSTARAVVDYLRAKGKKAGLIKLRFIRPFPAEELKLFVRDLKALGVFDRSLSFNGYGPVFTEVRNALYQEGIPITNHIAGLGGRDVSFKEALEMFQVIEKNAGNEKGMVCYWHGLRGGS from the coding sequence ATGGCAATGAAAGTCATAAGCGCAGATCACGCGGTTGCGTATGGTGCGAAGCTTTCAAGAGTCGAAGTCGTTCCGGCGTTCCCCATCACGCCACAGACGCTTATAGTTGAATTATTGGCAGAACTCATCAATGATGGTGAGCTCGACGCTCATTTCATGCCAGTTGAAAGTGAACATAGCGCTATGAGCGCTGCTATCGGGGCGAGCGCAGCGGGTGCAAGGACATTTACCGCTACTTCCTCACAAGGTCTCGCCCTCATGCACGAAATGCTCTATGCTGTGCCGCAAAATCGGCTGCCTATCGTTATGGCAAATGTCAACAGGAGCCTCGGAGCAGCATCAGGGATTTGGGTAGAATACAATGACTCGATGCCAGAAAGAGAGTCTGGTTGGTTGCAGGTGTATATCGAGGATAACCAGGAAGCTCTTGATATGATTATTCAGGCGTACCGCATCGCAGAAGATCGCAACGTGATGCTGCCGATCATGGTTTGTTTGGATGGTTTCGTGCTTTCGCATACAGTAGAACGTGTTGATCTGCCAGATCAAAACCTCGTGGATTCCTTTCTTCCGAAATTCAGGCCCCTTCATGTGCTTGATCCAGATGAACCAGTCACGATGAATCCGATTGCCCCTCCAGAATATGCCATGGAAATGCGTTATCAACTCGACCGGGCCATTGAGGGCGCCAAGTCCGTCATTAATGCGGTAGACCATGAGTACTCATCTTTAACAAGTAGATCATATGGCGGTTTGATCGATTCCTACCATCTGGAGGATGCTGAAATAGCATTGCTGACGCTTGGCACGGTGACGAGCACCGCAAGGGCGGTTGTTGACTATTTGAGGGCCAAGGGAAAAAAAGCAGGTCTCATCAAGTTAAGATTCATCCGCCCCTTCCCCGCAGAGGAACTCAAGTTATTCGTTAGAGATCTCAAGGCCCTCGGCGTTTTTGACAGATCTCTCTCATTCAATGGTTACGGCCCCGTGTTCACCGAAGTGCGAAATGCCCTTTACCAGGAGGGAATTCCAATCACAAATCATATCGCGGGCCTCGGAGGAAGGGATGTGAGTTTCAAGGAAGCTTTGGAGATGTTCCAGGTAATCGAGAAAAATGCCGGGAATGAAAAGGGAATGGTATGTTACTGGCATGGCCTAAGAGGAGGTAGTTGA
- the ilvB gene encoding biosynthetic-type acetolactate synthase large subunit, with product MRGSEAIIKVLNEEGINVVFGLPGGAILPLYDELRNSNIRHILVRHEQCAAHMADGYARVLKKPGVCIATSGAGATNLVTGIATAFLDSSPVVALTGQVPTGIIGNDAFQEADIFSLMIPITKHNFRVMNSKTLLADLRSAFTIARTGRCGPVHVDLPRDVQMSEVDDLPKPTSNANGVKENLVELPQAVALLESAQRPLILVGGGAVWSGCGQEIMTLAEMLMAPVATTLMGKSAVPEDHPLVLGMVGMHGRRVANYALEECDVLLAIGTRFSDRMIGEPSSCKTKVIHIDIDSAEVGKNVRPTVSLVGDARKVIRTIINSMQIRRKSGVWAERMRSLRKACACELDVADNPIKPQKVICELNKLLPENAIITTEVGQCQMFAAHFLECRGKRTFITAGGLGTMGFGLPAALGAKIAAPDRVVVDVAGDGSLLMVCQELATAVEENIPIFICLLNNGRLGMIKQLQTLYYGRRYFSMDLGSSPDFRKLAEAFGVRGARVENPSDLPSVIEEGINSGKPFLADIHVDREEEVLPVTLRTANGTQVYQGKCAWKGVC from the coding sequence ATGAGAGGATCGGAGGCTATCATCAAGGTCTTGAACGAAGAAGGCATCAATGTCGTCTTTGGACTGCCAGGAGGGGCAATACTGCCACTCTATGACGAGCTGAGGAATTCAAATATAAGACACATTCTCGTGAGACACGAGCAGTGCGCTGCACATATGGCCGATGGGTACGCAAGGGTGCTCAAGAAACCAGGCGTTTGCATAGCCACATCGGGAGCGGGAGCTACAAACTTAGTTACCGGCATCGCAACGGCATTTCTTGATTCTTCACCAGTCGTCGCGCTCACGGGTCAGGTCCCTACTGGCATCATCGGCAACGATGCGTTTCAAGAAGCCGATATCTTCAGCCTCATGATCCCCATTACGAAGCACAACTTCCGAGTTATGAATTCAAAGACGCTTCTTGCCGATCTAAGGAGCGCTTTTACTATAGCCAGGACAGGACGTTGCGGACCCGTTCATGTCGATCTTCCGAGAGATGTCCAGATGAGCGAAGTTGACGACTTACCCAAGCCGACTTCCAACGCAAATGGAGTAAAGGAGAACCTTGTGGAATTACCCCAGGCGGTCGCACTCCTTGAATCTGCGCAGCGACCGTTGATCCTCGTTGGTGGCGGCGCTGTGTGGTCTGGGTGCGGCCAGGAGATTATGACACTAGCCGAAATGCTCATGGCACCAGTTGCAACGACCCTCATGGGCAAAAGTGCCGTCCCGGAGGATCACCCCCTTGTGCTAGGCATGGTCGGCATGCATGGACGCCGCGTGGCAAATTACGCACTTGAAGAATGTGATGTGCTTCTGGCAATAGGAACCAGGTTTAGCGATAGAATGATAGGTGAACCTTCATCATGCAAAACGAAGGTAATTCACATCGATATCGATTCAGCGGAAGTTGGTAAGAATGTGAGGCCGACAGTAAGCCTCGTCGGTGATGCAAGAAAGGTCATCAGGACGATCATCAATTCTATGCAGATCAGAAGAAAGAGCGGAGTCTGGGCAGAGCGCATGAGATCTCTAAGAAAAGCGTGCGCATGCGAACTTGATGTGGCCGATAACCCCATCAAACCACAGAAAGTCATATGCGAGCTCAACAAACTTCTTCCTGAGAATGCGATTATTACGACTGAAGTAGGTCAATGCCAGATGTTCGCAGCGCATTTCCTCGAGTGCAGGGGGAAGCGCACATTCATTACGGCAGGGGGATTGGGTACGATGGGATTCGGTCTCCCAGCGGCGCTCGGTGCGAAGATTGCCGCCCCAGATAGGGTTGTCGTGGATGTTGCTGGTGATGGTAGTCTCTTGATGGTGTGTCAGGAGCTTGCAACAGCAGTTGAAGAAAACATCCCCATATTTATTTGCCTTCTTAACAATGGCCGTCTCGGCATGATTAAGCAGTTGCAGACACTGTATTACGGTAGGCGCTACTTCTCGATGGATCTTGGATCATCTCCTGATTTTCGCAAACTGGCTGAAGCGTTCGGTGTGCGTGGGGCGCGGGTGGAGAATCCTAGCGATCTACCAAGCGTGATCGAGGAAGGAATAAATTCTGGAAAACCATTTCTAGCAGACATTCATGTTGATAGGGAAGAGGAAGTCCTTCCTGTGACCCTGAGGACTGCAAACGGTACACAGGTATACCAAGGCAAATGCGCATGGAAAGGGGTGTGTTAG
- a CDS encoding amino acid ABC transporter ATP-binding protein translates to MIEAVDIHKRYGELEVLRGISLSVEAGEVVVIIGPSGSGKSTFLRCLNRLTEPTIGEVYFEGVRITDPSININKIRSQIGMVFQSFNLFLHLTAKRNIMLALTEVKGMEKGEAERVALDALAKVGLSNKADAYPGQLSGGQQQRVAIARAIAMNPKLIMFDEPTSALDPELIGEVLDVMKGLAKEGMTMIVVTHEMGFAREVADRVVFMDHGAIVEEGDPSIIFTNPINERTRMFLRRMLHE, encoded by the coding sequence TTGATCGAGGCGGTCGATATCCACAAAAGATACGGCGAGCTGGAGGTTCTGAGAGGGATCTCTCTTTCTGTCGAAGCAGGAGAAGTTGTAGTGATCATCGGCCCCTCCGGCAGCGGAAAGAGCACTTTTCTTCGATGCCTGAATAGATTGACTGAGCCTACAATAGGGGAAGTCTATTTTGAAGGCGTGAGAATCACTGATCCCTCGATCAATATCAACAAGATCCGATCACAGATCGGTATGGTCTTCCAAAGCTTCAACCTCTTCCTTCACCTCACTGCAAAAAGAAATATAATGCTCGCTCTCACCGAAGTAAAGGGAATGGAGAAAGGGGAAGCTGAAAGAGTTGCATTGGATGCCTTGGCAAAAGTGGGTCTTTCGAATAAAGCCGATGCATACCCCGGACAGCTTTCGGGAGGACAGCAGCAGAGGGTTGCGATTGCAAGAGCGATCGCCATGAACCCCAAGCTTATCATGTTTGATGAACCTACATCGGCACTCGATCCTGAACTTATAGGCGAAGTTCTCGATGTTATGAAAGGTTTAGCTAAGGAGGGGATGACCATGATTGTGGTCACGCATGAGATGGGATTTGCAAGGGAAGTTGCGGATCGAGTCGTGTTTATGGATCACGGTGCCATTGTCGAAGAAGGGGACCCTTCGATCATCTTTACAAATCCCATTAACGAGAGGACAAGGATGTTCTTGCGCAGGATGCTTCACGAATGA
- a CDS encoding amino acid ABC transporter permease, with product MGLEIIANNLDFFLKGALLTLEISLCAIALGFALGVPMGLARISRVFPVRAFATGYVEALRGTPLLVQIFIIYFGLPSIGIYLNPLVSGILAVGLNSAAYQAEIIRGGIQSVPKGQMEAARSMGMTPWQSMRHVVLPQAMRLIIPPMTNEFIILIKDSSLVSAISVWELTLVAKELNAKYFDPFTIFLFVAVVYFVMTYATSKIMRIVEKRTAIPGFGAGD from the coding sequence ATGGGTCTTGAGATAATCGCAAACAACCTCGATTTCTTTCTCAAAGGAGCACTTCTAACCCTCGAGATAAGTCTCTGTGCAATCGCGCTAGGATTCGCCCTTGGCGTACCCATGGGGCTTGCTAGGATCTCAAGAGTATTCCCCGTCAGGGCATTTGCAACGGGATACGTCGAAGCGCTTCGAGGCACACCGCTACTTGTCCAGATATTCATCATATATTTCGGTCTGCCGTCGATAGGTATATATCTCAACCCGCTCGTCTCCGGCATTCTCGCTGTTGGTCTCAATAGTGCCGCATATCAAGCGGAAATCATCCGCGGTGGAATTCAATCAGTGCCGAAAGGACAGATGGAAGCAGCGCGGTCTATGGGCATGACGCCCTGGCAATCGATGCGACATGTTGTTCTGCCGCAGGCAATGCGCCTCATCATCCCCCCGATGACGAACGAATTCATCATATTAATAAAGGATTCTTCCTTAGTGAGTGCGATTAGTGTATGGGAATTGACTCTCGTGGCAAAGGAATTAAACGCAAAGTATTTCGACCCCTTCACGATCTTTCTCTTCGTCGCAGTCGTTTACTTCGTCATGACCTACGCAACCTCGAAAATTATGAGGATTGTGGAAAAGAGAACGGCGATTCCGGGCTTCGGCGCAGGGGATTGA
- a CDS encoding branched-chain amino acid transaminase: protein MASNGKIWMDGELVDWDKANVHILTHGLHYGGGVFEGIRIYETPRGRAIFRLRDHMMRFLDSAKVIDLKIPYTLDELCEIVKKTVRANDPRVDYIRPIAYYGSGTVGLNPIKLPTRVAVACVYMGPYLGADKAKKGAKVITSSWEKPSNRAAALNAKICGNYINSVLARLEAVKRGADEAIMLNAEGNVAEGTGENIFMVKKGQLFTPGMASGILRGITRDSVVEIACDLGYEVEERNITRSELYVADEVFMTGTAAEVMPVCEIDGMVIGGGAPGPITLKLQQTFSEAARGMNPRYSNWLDFID from the coding sequence ATGGCTTCGAACGGCAAAATATGGATGGACGGTGAGCTAGTTGATTGGGACAAGGCGAACGTTCACATACTCACGCATGGGCTTCACTATGGTGGCGGCGTATTCGAGGGTATAAGGATATACGAGACGCCAAGAGGTCGTGCAATCTTCAGGCTCCGCGATCACATGATGAGATTCCTCGATTCTGCGAAAGTCATCGATCTGAAAATTCCCTATACGCTGGATGAGCTCTGTGAGATTGTAAAAAAAACTGTTAGGGCGAACGATCCAAGGGTCGATTACATCCGACCAATAGCCTATTACGGATCTGGGACTGTCGGTCTAAACCCTATAAAGCTGCCGACAAGAGTCGCCGTCGCCTGCGTTTATATGGGTCCTTATCTGGGCGCGGATAAGGCGAAAAAGGGTGCAAAAGTAATTACTTCTTCTTGGGAAAAGCCGTCGAACAGGGCAGCAGCGCTAAATGCCAAGATTTGCGGCAACTACATCAATTCGGTTCTAGCTAGGCTCGAAGCGGTGAAGAGGGGCGCGGATGAGGCAATCATGCTCAACGCTGAGGGAAACGTGGCGGAGGGAACAGGAGAGAACATTTTCATGGTGAAAAAAGGCCAGTTGTTTACTCCGGGGATGGCTTCTGGAATACTGAGGGGTATTACGCGAGATTCTGTAGTTGAGATTGCGTGCGATCTTGGCTATGAGGTGGAAGAAAGAAACATCACGCGATCAGAACTTTACGTGGCCGATGAGGTGTTCATGACAGGCACGGCCGCAGAAGTGATGCCAGTCTGTGAAATTGATGGAATGGTCATAGGCGGTGGGGCACCTGGACCAATCACTCTAAAGCTTCAGCAAACGTTTTCTGAGGCGGCGAGGGGAATGAATCCAAGGTACTCTAATTGGCTCGACTTTATTGATTGA
- a CDS encoding 2-oxoacid:acceptor oxidoreductase family protein encodes MYEIRFHGRGGQGAVMAAQALAEAAVLEGYFAQAFPYFGAERRGAPVRAFARIDKEKIRVKSQVYEPDILVVLDESLLEIDPVGEGLKPSGKAVINTTKMPEEIDLGVEVECGTVDATGIALESIKAPIVNTAILGALARVFDVISLESILNAIMNRFGEKLGHQSGVMNAEAARIAYLRTKIGRCSARRQLAKTKVWLPAWYEIPPGNALPQHAIEGVLIGPGSMVQNYTGTWRTQTPHYTKDKCIRCLRCWFSCPEGCIERMEDDYERWDYRYCKGCGICAQVCPVNAIEMIRGVHEWQ; translated from the coding sequence GTGTACGAGATTCGTTTTCACGGAAGGGGTGGTCAGGGCGCCGTTATGGCTGCCCAGGCTTTGGCGGAGGCGGCCGTTTTAGAGGGATACTTCGCACAGGCATTCCCCTATTTTGGCGCGGAAAGGCGAGGTGCACCTGTTCGCGCCTTTGCAAGAATCGACAAGGAAAAGATCAGAGTGAAATCGCAGGTTTACGAGCCAGATATACTTGTCGTTCTAGATGAATCGCTTTTGGAAATCGATCCGGTAGGTGAAGGACTCAAACCCAGCGGCAAGGCCGTTATTAACACCACGAAGATGCCTGAAGAAATAGATCTCGGTGTCGAGGTCGAATGTGGGACTGTCGATGCCACCGGCATTGCTCTAGAGTCGATCAAGGCGCCAATAGTCAATACTGCAATACTCGGTGCCCTTGCCCGTGTTTTCGATGTCATTTCGCTTGAATCGATCCTTAACGCCATAATGAACAGGTTTGGTGAGAAACTAGGTCACCAGTCAGGAGTGATGAATGCAGAGGCCGCCAGGATTGCGTATCTGAGGACGAAAATCGGCCGCTGCAGTGCACGGAGGCAATTGGCAAAGACAAAGGTATGGCTTCCTGCATGGTATGAAATTCCTCCGGGCAACGCTCTTCCACAGCACGCTATTGAAGGAGTGCTAATCGGCCCTGGGAGCATGGTTCAAAATTATACGGGCACGTGGAGAACGCAGACGCCCCATTATACCAAAGATAAGTGCATCCGATGCCTTCGGTGCTGGTTTTCCTGTCCAGAAGGTTGTATTGAACGAATGGAAGATGACTATGAACGGTGGGACTACCGTTACTGCAAAGGCTGTGGAATTTGTGCTCAAGTATGTCCTGTTAACGCGATAGAAATGATTAGGGGAGTGCACGAATGGCAATGA